Proteins encoded by one window of Enterobacter pseudoroggenkampii:
- a CDS encoding replication protein P: MKNLAESIRNFDREQARRVAHNMPEQYTEREQTQQVAQIINGLFVQLAAAFPASLVNRSQEDVNEIRRQWVLAFKENGITTMEQVEAGMRMVRRQERPFLPSPGQFIKWCREGRSVLGITTADVMAEYWKWRKLVFRYPSSEQYPWPKPVYYHICLELRRRGTDGQLCHKELEREAGDLLGMWEKRVLAGKPIPPVRRALAAPVALRGPTPAELLKAKYARLKNEGRV; encoded by the coding sequence ATGAAAAACCTAGCCGAGAGCATTCGCAATTTTGACCGGGAACAGGCTCGCCGCGTGGCGCACAACATGCCAGAGCAGTACACCGAGCGCGAACAAACGCAGCAGGTGGCGCAGATTATCAACGGGCTGTTCGTACAGCTGGCGGCCGCGTTCCCGGCAAGCCTGGTTAATCGCAGCCAGGAAGACGTGAACGAGATCCGCCGTCAGTGGGTGCTGGCCTTCAAAGAAAACGGGATCACCACAATGGAGCAGGTTGAAGCGGGCATGCGCATGGTGCGTCGTCAGGAGCGTCCATTCCTGCCTTCGCCAGGCCAGTTCATCAAGTGGTGCAGGGAAGGGCGCAGCGTGCTGGGGATCACCACCGCTGACGTAATGGCTGAATATTGGAAGTGGCGCAAGCTGGTATTCCGGTACCCGAGCAGCGAGCAGTATCCGTGGCCTAAGCCGGTTTATTATCACATCTGTCTGGAGCTGCGTCGCCGCGGAACCGATGGCCAGCTGTGTCACAAAGAACTCGAGCGCGAGGCCGGTGATCTTCTGGGTATGTGGGAAAAGCGGGTGCTAGCCGGGAAACCAATCCCGCCTGTTCGTCGTGCGTTGGCAGCACCAGTGGCTCTGAGGGGGCCAACGCCAGCTGAACTTCTGAAGGCTAAATACGCGCGCCTAAAAAATGAAGGGAGAGTTTAA
- a CDS encoding RecT family recombinase yields MHNTNVTVADQNTVINSNVALFDSQYLNAISTFAQIMAQGTATVPKHLQGNQADCMAVAMQAAQWQMNPFAVAQKTHLINGVLGYEAQLVNAVISRSGVLASRFEYEWYGPWEKVVGKFHIRKGDKGEYRVPGWTLADEAGIGIIIRATLKGEDQPRELDLLLAQARTRNSTLWADDPRQQLAYLAVKRWARLFCPDVILGVYTPDELDDRREEREVNPAPAQHVSLADISGDNVTTTQTAQESAQNIDALADDFRDRIEAAQDVDSAKALRADIETVKATLGSALFTELKNKAVKRYYLVDARNKVEAAINSLPPSDEPDAAARFAEVERVLASSKRHLGDELHGQFSITLADMKPEYVD; encoded by the coding sequence ATGCATAACACAAACGTTACCGTTGCTGACCAGAACACCGTTATTAACTCCAACGTGGCTTTGTTCGATTCCCAGTATCTGAACGCCATCAGCACGTTCGCGCAGATTATGGCCCAGGGCACCGCTACTGTACCTAAGCACCTGCAGGGCAATCAGGCCGATTGCATGGCTGTAGCGATGCAAGCGGCACAGTGGCAGATGAATCCCTTTGCCGTGGCCCAAAAAACGCACCTGATTAATGGTGTACTCGGGTATGAAGCGCAGCTGGTTAATGCCGTGATTTCGCGCAGCGGCGTGCTGGCAAGTCGTTTTGAATATGAGTGGTACGGGCCATGGGAAAAGGTCGTTGGGAAATTCCATATCCGTAAAGGAGACAAAGGCGAGTACCGCGTCCCGGGCTGGACCCTGGCTGACGAAGCCGGGATCGGCATCATTATCCGCGCAACGCTTAAAGGCGAAGATCAGCCAAGAGAACTCGATTTGCTGCTGGCTCAGGCCCGTACCCGAAACTCTACCCTTTGGGCTGACGACCCTCGCCAGCAGCTGGCGTACCTGGCCGTCAAACGTTGGGCGAGACTGTTCTGCCCGGATGTGATTCTGGGCGTTTATACCCCTGATGAACTCGATGATCGTCGTGAAGAACGAGAGGTAAACCCGGCACCGGCGCAGCACGTTAGCCTTGCAGACATTTCAGGTGACAACGTAACTACTACTCAAACGGCTCAGGAATCAGCTCAAAACATCGATGCACTTGCTGATGATTTCCGTGACCGCATCGAGGCGGCTCAGGATGTGGATAGCGCTAAAGCTCTGCGAGCAGATATTGAAACCGTGAAAGCAACGCTGGGTTCTGCCCTATTCACTGAGCTGAAAAACAAGGCCGTGAAGCGTTATTACCTTGTTGATGCCCGGAACAAAGTCGAAGCAGCCATCAATTCCTTGCCACCTTCAGATGAGCCCGATGCAGCTGCGCGGTTCGCAGAAGTAGAGCGCGTTCTTGCATCGTCTAAACGCCATCTGGGCGACGAATTGCATGGTCAGTTCAGCATCACCCTGGCGGATATGAAACCGGAATACGTGGACTAA
- a CDS encoding helix-turn-helix domain-containing protein, whose product MKEKTHQINHPQVQRLNEVLELKKLTKSDMARICGVSAQSVNNWFVRGTIGKSSAIKLADALGVSLEWLLGQDVGKKDGLKPDEQRLLELYRQLPEEEQQNMLRIFALRLKELDELYDKYMKGRIRSQDD is encoded by the coding sequence ATGAAAGAAAAAACTCATCAGATTAACCACCCCCAAGTTCAGCGGCTTAACGAGGTTCTTGAGCTCAAGAAGTTGACCAAATCAGACATGGCCCGTATATGCGGCGTCAGTGCTCAGTCGGTCAATAACTGGTTTGTTCGTGGGACGATTGGTAAAAGTTCAGCGATTAAGCTGGCGGATGCGCTTGGGGTGAGCCTTGAGTGGCTGCTTGGCCAAGATGTTGGCAAAAAAGATGGACTGAAGCCGGACGAACAACGGCTGTTGGAACTTTACCGTCAGCTTCCCGAAGAAGAGCAACAGAACATGCTTCGCATCTTCGCACTTCGCCTGAAAGAGCTGGACGAACTATATGATAAGTATATGAAAGGCCGGATTCGTTCGCAGGATGATTGA
- a CDS encoding transcriptional regulator translates to MKAIDKAITKAGNATRLAQLLTVSAMTVSHWRNRYQGVVPADRVLQIYGVTGVTPHELRPDLYPNPTDGLPKQDP, encoded by the coding sequence ATGAAAGCAATTGATAAAGCAATTACCAAAGCAGGAAATGCTACGCGCTTAGCCCAACTGCTAACCGTAAGCGCCATGACTGTTAGTCATTGGCGAAATCGATATCAGGGTGTCGTACCGGCAGATCGAGTTTTGCAAATTTATGGGGTTACCGGCGTAACTCCGCACGAGCTGCGCCCAGATCTCTACCCAAACCCAACAGACGGTTTACCTAAACAGGATCCTTAA
- a CDS encoding RecE family exodeoxyribonuclease — MEFFHLIKATQKSGKEDAVIWFTAKSEARANLQLDVELEDAGIETGRGKDYSKPVRTDFPVYGDLPEESTVDYSWCKRYELQDDGRTWLPKAGAESTGAVDNTAAPEPTVKVETTVEIVPLENRTPAVRFAV, encoded by the coding sequence ATGGAATTCTTTCATTTAATCAAGGCAACGCAGAAATCCGGCAAAGAAGATGCCGTTATCTGGTTCACGGCTAAATCAGAAGCACGAGCCAATTTGCAGCTGGATGTAGAGCTGGAAGATGCTGGCATTGAAACCGGCCGGGGCAAGGATTATAGCAAGCCGGTTCGCACCGATTTTCCGGTTTATGGCGACCTGCCTGAAGAAAGCACAGTTGATTACTCATGGTGCAAACGCTACGAACTGCAGGACGATGGACGCACCTGGCTGCCAAAAGCTGGTGCTGAGTCAACTGGAGCCGTGGACAACACTGCCGCACCGGAACCGACCGTTAAAGTCGAAACCACCGTCGAGATTGTTCCGCTTGAAAACCGCACGCCAGCGGTCCGTTTTGCCGTCTAA
- the lpxP gene encoding kdo(2)-lipid IV(A) palmitoleoyltransferase produces the protein MSQLFTYKLLHPRHWFSWAGLALLWVIVQLPYPVLYTLGSGLGKISRPFLKRRESIAVRNIELCFPDMTPIARSQMINNNFVSLGLGLMETGMAWFWSDARVKKWFDVEGIENLANATGGVMVVGIHFMSLELCGRVMGLCHPMMATYRPHNNPLMEWVQTKGRMRSNKAMIDRRNLSRLVHALKAGEAVWFAPDQDYGPKGSVFAPFFSVKKAATTNGTYALSKLAGANLITLSMIRRSDKKGYHMYISNPLLGYPEDDNIAAAAYMNKIIEREILRAPEQYLWMHRRFKTRPEGEDSLYK, from the coding sequence ATGTCACAGCTCTTTACATACAAATTACTTCATCCCCGCCACTGGTTTTCCTGGGCAGGCTTGGCACTTCTGTGGGTTATAGTCCAACTTCCTTATCCGGTTTTATATACTCTTGGTTCCGGTCTTGGAAAAATCTCCAGGCCCTTTTTAAAACGTAGAGAAAGTATAGCGGTTAGGAATATTGAACTCTGTTTTCCCGATATGACTCCGATTGCCCGAAGCCAGATGATAAATAATAACTTTGTTTCTCTCGGGCTGGGACTGATGGAAACTGGCATGGCCTGGTTCTGGAGCGATGCGAGAGTCAAAAAGTGGTTTGACGTAGAAGGGATTGAAAACTTGGCTAACGCAACCGGAGGGGTAATGGTTGTCGGGATTCATTTCATGTCGCTTGAACTATGCGGAAGAGTAATGGGGTTATGCCATCCAATGATGGCAACATATCGGCCGCACAACAATCCATTGATGGAATGGGTTCAGACAAAAGGACGTATGCGTTCAAATAAAGCTATGATTGATCGACGTAATCTATCTCGCTTAGTTCATGCACTCAAGGCCGGTGAAGCTGTGTGGTTTGCACCAGATCAGGATTACGGGCCTAAGGGGAGCGTTTTCGCACCCTTTTTCTCGGTAAAAAAAGCAGCCACAACGAACGGAACGTACGCACTTTCAAAACTCGCTGGAGCAAATTTGATCACACTTAGCATGATTCGACGGAGCGATAAAAAAGGTTATCATATGTATATCAGTAATCCATTGTTAGGATATCCGGAGGACGATAATATCGCTGCAGCTGCTTATATGAATAAAATCATCGAGCGTGAAATCCTCCGCGCCCCTGAGCAATACCTGTGGATGCATCGAAGGTTCAAAACGCGCCCAGAAGGAGAAGACTCTTTATACAAATGA
- a CDS encoding PD-(D/E)XK nuclease-like domain-containing protein produces the protein MKTARQRSVLPSKRHELALVLRFTRIWAATDYIDRGILVRDWSAGSRISNVQRTDSGTNADGGYVTDRGEGAHHTLDTLDLEIACALLPMDFHHFEIPSSVLRRAKEIVGKKEEPWKSWSAILRNQPGVLAVNRAAIFNLIRIAPENIHHTPAAHLEFVNKTMTAEFNSAVDLLPLSTPAVETEAPVAQPQVENLGSGVFSIDGLMDGNTEPAVNTSSNEVEKTKYTAETTSDVQMETAKPEKDEDVGSIPPGESTDAANTQTDSIVPEEQQSEPVIEYPAYFEPGRYEGLPNDVYHAANGISSTQVKDARVSLMYFNARHVAKTIPRTASKVLDMGNLVHALALQPENLEAEFSVEPEIPEGAFTTTATLREFIYAYNASLPALLNADEIKALLEEHNASLPAPVPLGASLEETAQSYMALPAEYQRIEEGQKQTATAMKACIKEYNATLPSPVKTSGSRDALLEQLAIINPDLVAQEAQKPTPLKVSGTKADMIQIVKLVKPDAIFADELLDAWRDNPGEKILVTRQQLATARAIQSALLAHPTAGMLLTHPSRAVEVSYFGFDDETGLEVRVRPDLEIELDGVRIGADLKTISMWNVKQESMRARLHREIIDRDYHLSAAMYCETAALDQFFWIFVNKDENYHWIAIIEASTELLELGMLEYRKTMRAIATGFDTGEWPAPITTDYTDELNDFDLRRLEALRAQA, from the coding sequence TTGAAAACCGCACGCCAGCGGTCCGTTTTGCCGTCTAAGCGTCACGAACTCGCTTTGGTTCTCCGTTTCACCAGAATCTGGGCGGCTACTGATTATATTGACCGCGGAATTCTCGTTCGCGACTGGTCAGCCGGAAGCCGCATCAGCAACGTGCAGCGTACTGATTCAGGTACCAATGCAGACGGCGGCTATGTAACGGATCGCGGCGAAGGCGCTCACCACACTCTGGACACTCTCGATCTTGAGATCGCATGCGCCCTGCTGCCTATGGATTTCCATCACTTTGAAATCCCATCAAGCGTTTTACGTCGCGCCAAAGAAATCGTGGGGAAGAAAGAAGAGCCATGGAAGTCATGGAGCGCCATCCTGCGTAATCAGCCCGGCGTACTGGCGGTGAATCGTGCGGCAATCTTCAATCTGATCCGCATAGCGCCGGAAAACATCCACCACACGCCAGCGGCTCATCTTGAGTTTGTGAATAAAACCATGACTGCTGAGTTTAACTCTGCTGTGGATTTACTGCCGCTGTCTACTCCGGCTGTTGAGACCGAAGCTCCAGTTGCACAACCGCAGGTTGAAAATCTCGGTAGCGGTGTGTTCTCCATCGATGGGCTGATGGATGGAAATACCGAACCGGCCGTCAATACCTCCTCAAATGAAGTCGAAAAAACGAAATACACAGCGGAGACCACCAGCGATGTGCAGATGGAAACGGCTAAGCCAGAGAAAGACGAAGATGTTGGTTCGATACCACCGGGCGAAAGCACTGATGCAGCTAATACGCAGACAGATTCCATAGTGCCGGAAGAGCAGCAGTCAGAACCCGTAATCGAATACCCGGCTTACTTCGAGCCTGGCCGCTACGAAGGTCTGCCGAATGATGTTTATCACGCAGCAAACGGCATTAGCTCAACCCAGGTGAAAGATGCCCGCGTCAGCCTGATGTACTTTAACGCGCGCCATGTGGCTAAAACCATCCCGCGAACAGCATCCAAAGTGCTCGACATGGGAAACCTGGTGCATGCTTTAGCACTGCAGCCTGAAAATCTCGAAGCAGAGTTCAGCGTAGAACCTGAGATCCCGGAGGGAGCTTTCACCACCACCGCAACTCTGCGCGAGTTCATCTACGCGTACAACGCCAGCCTGCCGGCGCTGCTAAACGCTGACGAGATTAAAGCGTTGCTTGAAGAACATAACGCGTCCCTTCCCGCTCCAGTGCCGCTTGGCGCCAGCCTGGAAGAAACGGCTCAAAGCTATATGGCTCTCCCTGCTGAGTACCAGCGTATTGAAGAAGGCCAGAAGCAAACGGCAACGGCAATGAAGGCATGTATCAAAGAGTACAACGCCACTCTGCCGTCGCCGGTTAAAACCAGCGGCAGCCGTGATGCGCTACTCGAGCAATTAGCGATCATCAATCCTGATCTGGTGGCGCAAGAAGCGCAGAAACCGACACCGCTGAAAGTGTCCGGTACCAAAGCAGACATGATCCAGATAGTTAAATTAGTTAAGCCCGATGCCATATTCGCCGACGAACTGTTGGATGCCTGGCGCGACAACCCTGGCGAAAAGATTCTGGTTACCCGCCAGCAACTGGCCACAGCGCGGGCAATTCAGTCCGCACTACTGGCGCACCCGACCGCGGGCATGCTGCTGACACATCCAAGCCGCGCCGTTGAAGTGAGCTATTTCGGTTTCGACGACGAAACCGGATTAGAAGTGCGTGTACGCCCTGACCTCGAGATTGAACTGGACGGCGTGCGCATCGGCGCTGACCTGAAAACCATCAGCATGTGGAATGTGAAGCAAGAAAGTATGCGCGCCAGGCTGCATCGGGAAATCATTGACCGGGACTACCACCTCAGTGCGGCTATGTATTGCGAGACCGCGGCGCTGGACCAGTTCTTCTGGATTTTCGTCAACAAAGACGAGAACTACCACTGGATCGCCATCATCGAGGCGTCAACCGAACTGCTGGAACTGGGCATGCTCGAGTACCGCAAAACGATGCGCGCCATCGCAACCGGATTCGACACGGGCGAATGGCCAGCGCCGATCACTACCGATTACACCGATGAACTGAACGACTTCGACCTGCGCCGCCTCGAAGCGCTGCGCGCTCAGGCTTAA
- the xisR gene encoding excisionase family protein: protein MSQVIYDSEWGVASKLKEKTGLTDRQIKSYRQTSWVEGVHFKRIPLDGSSSEERGLVWYNIPNINRFVKEA, encoded by the coding sequence ATGTCGCAGGTAATTTACGATTCAGAATGGGGCGTTGCTTCAAAACTAAAAGAGAAGACAGGCCTTACAGATCGTCAGATTAAAAGCTATCGCCAAACCTCATGGGTAGAAGGTGTTCATTTTAAGAGAATCCCATTGGATGGAAGCAGCTCCGAAGAGCGAGGACTTGTCTGGTACAACATCCCAAACATTAACAGGTTTGTGAAGGAGGCATAA
- a CDS encoding DUF4060 family protein, producing the protein MRLINRGSKQSPLARQACEIALAAHQQRYGDYGRSKMKETYTVKVEGVKVWVEVVNCKASYVATAMTGMRRLRSLPGQAN; encoded by the coding sequence ATGCGACTGATTAATCGAGGCAGTAAGCAATCCCCTTTAGCTCGCCAGGCATGTGAAATCGCACTCGCAGCCCACCAGCAAAGATATGGTGACTATGGGCGCAGCAAGATGAAAGAGACCTATACGGTGAAAGTGGAAGGCGTGAAGGTCTGGGTTGAAGTGGTCAACTGCAAGGCAAGCTACGTGGCCACAGCAATGACCGGCATGCGCCGACTGCGTTCCCTGCCCGGCCAGGCAAACTGA
- a CDS encoding DUF1482 family protein, with the protein MSSFFALIVTVCALTGECSDIMLGVYQTESGCDAAAKEQHVKGECYPYRPADDHQPAFKF; encoded by the coding sequence ATGAGCTCGTTCTTTGCCCTGATCGTTACCGTCTGCGCCCTCACCGGGGAGTGCTCAGACATCATGCTCGGTGTATATCAGACCGAATCTGGTTGTGATGCAGCTGCCAAAGAGCAGCACGTTAAAGGAGAGTGTTACCCATATAGACCGGCTGACGACCACCAGCCTGCTTTCAAATTTTAA
- a CDS encoding replication protein, which yields MSNTAEIINFPHRTEQPGGRMADLSNGYTKVANEIQQLKPRLRMSGREWQCFEAVIWLTYGWNKKQDRVTNTVIAELTGLSDSHVSDALKSLAERKIIFSQKQGVMKIVGVNTDLSAWILDKPKTGKTFPKSGKVLPKTGKTFPETVDTQDYNKNNIKISSSRNSDESRNQKTQKFLSRYPEAAAGIYTPAGKSWGSADDLKAARWIYDRLLTVNASLSEPNWAEWANTIRLMRVQDKRTHYEICDLFQWANRDEFWKDNILSPSSLRKQWDLLTTKRLRVTGTAKPYRGGIDLHNTDWIDGVLE from the coding sequence ATGTCAAACACAGCTGAAATTATCAATTTCCCTCACAGAACCGAACAACCGGGAGGTCGTATGGCCGACCTGTCGAACGGGTATACCAAGGTTGCTAACGAGATCCAACAGCTCAAGCCTCGTCTGAGAATGTCAGGCCGGGAGTGGCAGTGTTTTGAGGCGGTGATCTGGCTTACCTACGGCTGGAACAAGAAACAAGACCGCGTTACGAACACGGTGATCGCTGAGCTTACAGGGCTGAGTGATTCGCATGTCTCTGATGCGCTCAAATCGCTCGCAGAACGCAAAATTATCTTCAGTCAGAAGCAGGGCGTGATGAAAATCGTCGGTGTAAATACTGACCTTTCTGCCTGGATTTTAGACAAACCGAAAACGGGAAAAACCTTCCCGAAATCGGGAAAAGTGTTACCGAAAACGGGAAAAACCTTCCCGGAAACGGTAGACACCCAAGACTATAACAAGAACAATATTAAAATATCCTCGTCTCGGAATTCTGACGAATCCCGAAACCAGAAAACTCAAAAATTTCTCTCACGTTATCCAGAAGCTGCCGCCGGGATATACACCCCGGCAGGTAAATCATGGGGATCCGCTGACGACCTCAAGGCCGCGCGCTGGATTTACGACAGGCTTCTCACCGTCAACGCATCGCTATCTGAACCCAACTGGGCTGAATGGGCAAACACCATCAGGCTGATGCGTGTCCAGGACAAGCGTACTCACTACGAAATCTGTGACCTGTTCCAGTGGGCCAACCGGGACGAATTCTGGAAAGACAACATCCTGAGCCCTTCAAGTCTGCGCAAGCAGTGGGATCTGCTCACCACGAAGCGGCTGCGTGTAACCGGAACGGCAAAGCCATACCGGGGCGGCATTGACCTGCATAACACCGACTGGATTGATGGGGTGCTGGAATGA
- a CDS encoding toxin YdaT family protein encodes MQTVSFQQSSRASSNPMIFPCHQSESAEQDLDHRDICSAVRAWAAAEGRVVVALQIQEAAEELQLDGVDFSGQADVWNVKLFRWLDNKEDSASYRKNVELLVPAIMSVLPLRYRDRVVKNDSFAHRMARLEKEVSEAKQALMLDAPKREKLKELGEGIFEMFRVDPDLTAPLLAMVTTMLGAI; translated from the coding sequence ATGCAAACTGTTTCATTTCAACAGAGTAGCAGAGCTTCCTCTAATCCAATGATATTCCCGTGTCATCAAAGCGAATCGGCAGAGCAGGATCTTGATCATCGAGATATTTGTTCTGCAGTCAGGGCGTGGGCAGCGGCAGAAGGGCGCGTAGTTGTTGCGCTTCAAATCCAAGAAGCGGCGGAAGAACTTCAACTTGATGGCGTAGATTTTTCTGGCCAGGCCGATGTCTGGAACGTGAAGCTGTTCCGCTGGCTCGACAACAAAGAAGACTCCGCATCGTACCGAAAGAACGTTGAACTGCTGGTGCCAGCGATCATGTCCGTATTACCGCTTCGATACCGCGACCGTGTCGTAAAGAACGACTCCTTTGCACATCGCATGGCCAGATTAGAAAAAGAGGTAAGTGAGGCGAAGCAAGCTTTGATGCTCGATGCACCGAAGAGGGAAAAGCTTAAGGAGTTAGGCGAGGGGATTTTCGAAATGTTCAGAGTCGATCCGGATCTTACAGCGCCGCTGCTGGCGATGGTCACAACCATGCTGGGGGCGATATGA